Proteins from one Phycisphaerae bacterium genomic window:
- a CDS encoding SIR2 family protein: MTTRSKDIILLFGAGASAEAGIPTSGQMIERIESLFTSHDDWKPYYDLYNHVKSAIYYAAGLKGQFNADVLYNIETLVNTLYELERNEDHPLYPFIASWNSRLVALAQGDFAGVRSLRSLILRELKGWVCPDDTTPADYYRGLLQLQRDLNYPLRIFSLNYDLLVERLESPEFHIETGFAGYGPSHIWDWERFEDSESSPNPLPQAFLYKLHGSINWKRDDATKNLYRVEHVATVEPERMEVIFGRDFKLEAADPYLFYAYEFRKFTLIAKLIVTVGYGFGDAHINKMLTQSLRDEGSRKLIVVARCADEEERRARRQDIEDRLELDEGHDDQIDVRSESACDFLGMNELSNVLLSAIPESPNAPF; this comes from the coding sequence ATGACAACTCGCTCTAAGGACATAATCCTGCTCTTCGGCGCCGGCGCAAGCGCCGAGGCGGGTATTCCGACATCAGGGCAGATGATCGAGAGAATCGAATCGCTCTTCACGTCGCATGATGACTGGAAGCCGTACTACGACCTGTACAACCACGTGAAGAGTGCAATCTACTACGCCGCAGGGCTCAAAGGACAATTCAACGCGGACGTGCTCTACAATATTGAGACCCTGGTGAACACCCTTTATGAATTGGAGCGTAACGAGGATCACCCGCTCTACCCATTTATCGCCTCCTGGAACTCCCGCCTCGTCGCCTTGGCGCAGGGGGACTTCGCAGGTGTCCGCTCCCTCCGCAGCTTGATCCTGCGAGAGCTGAAGGGCTGGGTATGCCCAGACGATACAACCCCGGCCGACTACTATCGGGGCTTACTGCAGCTTCAACGTGATCTCAACTACCCGCTCCGAATCTTCTCGCTGAATTACGACTTGCTTGTTGAACGGCTCGAATCACCTGAGTTTCACATTGAGACTGGTTTCGCAGGGTACGGTCCGAGCCACATCTGGGACTGGGAAAGGTTTGAGGATAGCGAGTCGTCACCTAACCCCTTGCCGCAGGCCTTCCTGTACAAGCTTCACGGCTCGATCAACTGGAAGCGTGACGACGCGACGAAGAACCTTTACCGCGTCGAGCACGTCGCAACCGTCGAGCCCGAACGAATGGAAGTGATCTTCGGCCGAGACTTTAAGCTGGAAGCCGCCGATCCTTATTTGTTCTATGCGTATGAGTTTCGCAAGTTCACGCTGATTGCGAAGCTAATCGTCACTGTAGGATATGGCTTCGGAGATGCCCATATCAACAAGATGTTGACCCAAAGCCTCCGGGATGAGGGTAGCAGAAAACTTATCGTCGTGGCGCGATGTGCTGACGAGGAAGAACGTCGCGCCAGGCGACAGGATATCGAGGATCGTTTGGAGCTTGACGAAGGACACGATGATCAAATCGACGTGCGTTCAGAATCGGCGTGTGATTTCCTGGGAATGAACGAGCTGAGCAATGTCCTCTTGTCAGCAATACCTGAGAGCCCGAACGCGCCCTTCTAA
- a CDS encoding VWA domain-containing protein: protein MNFNLFESQLERLARTLTDQFGVRVICRGEEAWTDGKQIVLPSLPEPMDEALERMVVGFLDHEMAHVAFSDFGVVKRFSQRHPGYEAMLNVVEDALIERRAMERWPGVRANLDAMFRQIRDRIVRLVGQRAAFGKFCTAVYLKLSHHKDMLSLEDLVAGYDDLFAWFPAIHDTDGAADLAGQLLDRWLKQQPPTEAGAPGESGGDNRETPGTDDGGATPSDRTASSESGSESPPPESSTEFDRKEETSGETRETSSDDSDPGCDGEPEDDCSTDDASGASASESGSAQENDTESTDGSGELRKVNHGSWIGEIAAKAIAEHVAQLNTNSEYRVYTKELDRMQPITFAGEREVAELRSRHTDVIRRLRRGLANALRSQEKRWWRDEQERGRLSPKTLHRLCMDRPRVDVFRTRAMVQGRSTAVSILIDSSGSMTRNKMEVARDALRVLLEALAELKVATEALTFTTGRDFDLFKVAQETGQDPTEIRTRYSRFANLEIGLVKQFNEPVKTGLRRLPTISGTGLTPLGEGMQIAARRLIQRPESRRILVVLTDGRAGCEACDDAAVRHAQFVAQQAIKTGIELVGVGITDESLRAIVADTIVVHRIEELPAELCKLLSRTLMKGLRHVG from the coding sequence ATGAATTTCAATCTCTTCGAAAGCCAGCTCGAACGGCTGGCTCGAACGTTGACTGATCAGTTCGGTGTTCGCGTGATCTGCCGCGGCGAGGAGGCCTGGACGGACGGGAAACAAATCGTCCTGCCGTCGCTTCCGGAACCGATGGACGAGGCGCTCGAGCGTATGGTGGTAGGGTTCTTGGATCATGAGATGGCCCATGTGGCCTTCTCCGATTTCGGGGTCGTGAAGCGATTCTCGCAGCGACATCCCGGATACGAGGCTATGCTCAATGTGGTCGAAGATGCGTTGATCGAACGCCGTGCGATGGAACGGTGGCCCGGCGTGCGTGCCAATCTGGATGCGATGTTTCGACAGATCCGCGATCGAATCGTGCGACTCGTCGGGCAGCGCGCCGCGTTCGGCAAGTTTTGTACGGCGGTCTATTTGAAGCTGTCGCATCACAAGGACATGCTTAGCCTGGAGGACCTTGTCGCGGGCTACGACGACTTGTTCGCGTGGTTCCCAGCAATCCACGACACCGATGGCGCTGCTGATCTGGCAGGCCAGCTCCTCGATCGTTGGTTGAAGCAACAGCCGCCAACTGAAGCAGGCGCGCCAGGTGAATCCGGTGGCGACAATCGTGAAACGCCCGGAACGGATGACGGCGGGGCCACTCCGAGTGATCGGACTGCGTCAAGCGAAAGCGGATCCGAGTCGCCCCCGCCTGAGTCATCAACCGAATTCGACAGAAAGGAAGAAACCAGCGGCGAGACGCGTGAAACGTCTTCGGATGATTCTGATCCGGGCTGCGATGGCGAGCCGGAGGATGATTGCTCGACAGATGACGCAAGCGGCGCATCCGCATCTGAGTCGGGTTCGGCACAGGAAAATGATACCGAATCGACTGACGGTTCTGGAGAGCTACGCAAGGTCAACCACGGCAGTTGGATCGGTGAAATCGCAGCCAAAGCAATCGCGGAGCACGTCGCTCAGCTCAACACAAACTCCGAGTATCGCGTCTACACCAAGGAGTTGGATCGCATGCAGCCGATTACTTTTGCCGGCGAGCGTGAGGTGGCCGAGTTACGGAGCCGTCATACGGATGTGATCCGCCGGCTGCGCCGAGGTCTCGCCAATGCGCTGCGTTCGCAGGAGAAACGTTGGTGGCGCGATGAACAGGAACGAGGGCGGTTGTCGCCCAAGACACTGCACCGGCTCTGCATGGACAGGCCTCGCGTTGATGTGTTTCGAACGCGCGCCATGGTACAGGGTCGCTCGACCGCTGTTTCGATATTGATCGATTCGTCGGGCAGCATGACCCGAAACAAGATGGAAGTCGCCCGTGATGCGCTGCGGGTCCTGCTGGAAGCACTTGCGGAGCTGAAGGTCGCCACGGAGGCGCTCACCTTCACGACCGGCCGAGACTTTGACTTGTTCAAGGTCGCTCAGGAGACCGGCCAGGACCCGACCGAGATACGCACCCGTTACAGCCGCTTTGCGAATCTGGAGATCGGCCTGGTCAAGCAGTTCAACGAGCCGGTCAAGACTGGCCTGCGCCGCTTGCCTACGATCAGCGGCACCGGCCTAACGCCACTGGGCGAAGGCATGCAAATAGCCGCACGCCGTCTGATTCAACGACCGGAGAGCCGGCGAATTCTCGTTGTGTTGACCGACGGCCGCGCCGGCTGCGAGGCCTGCGATGACGCCGCCGTTCGGCACGCACAGTTTGTGGCGCAACAAGCCATCAAAACAGGGATTGAGCTGGTTGGCGTCGGGATCACTGATGAAAGCTTGCGCGCGATCGTGGCGGACACGATTGTGGTTCATCGAATCGAAGAACTTCCGGCTGAGCTGTGCAAGCTGCTGAGCCGCACGCTTATGAAAGGACTTCGCCATGTTGGATGA
- a CDS encoding DUF2130 domain-containing protein, whose product MSSTITCPNCDNEIEITEVMSAQLRDEIRRELEKDVNVKRQQLTAREREIEKRQLEIDEAEKSIDAKVGKQLAAERDKLEASARAKAKEELGVELKDRDAQITELRDKVKTAEETELALRKRERELKDREGELAQQRDRMEEEARQKLDAARQGLIDRAKAEAKNELSVEMKDRDEREAELRGKLDEANKQELEWRKRERALNAEKEELELSVQRRLTEERDKIRDEALKKADEDHRLKDAEKDKKITDLVKQLDEAKRRAEQGSQQSQGEIQELALEEMLASRFPADDFAEIGKGVAGADVMQRVRTSAGVDAGSILWESKRTKSWKKEWLPKLRKDQREAKADVTVIVSAHLPDGVETFSQIDGVWVCSWPCAVSLAMALRSGLLETAKARRALAGQQGKMEQVYNYLASPEFRNRVAGIAEAFATMQQDLDKEKRAIQNHWAKREKQIEQAVANTAGMYGDLQGIIGGSLPEIQGMDMLMLEANA is encoded by the coding sequence ATGAGCAGCACCATCACCTGCCCCAACTGTGACAACGAGATCGAGATTACTGAAGTCATGTCGGCCCAGCTTCGCGACGAAATTCGCCGTGAACTGGAGAAGGACGTCAACGTCAAGCGGCAACAACTCACGGCACGGGAACGCGAGATCGAGAAACGCCAGCTCGAGATCGATGAGGCGGAGAAATCGATCGACGCGAAGGTCGGCAAGCAACTCGCTGCCGAGCGCGATAAGCTCGAGGCGAGTGCCAGAGCGAAAGCGAAGGAGGAGCTGGGTGTCGAACTGAAGGACCGGGACGCGCAGATCACGGAGCTGCGCGACAAGGTGAAGACCGCCGAGGAGACGGAGCTAGCTCTTCGCAAGAGGGAACGGGAACTTAAGGATCGGGAAGGTGAGCTTGCCCAGCAGCGGGACCGGATGGAGGAGGAGGCTCGCCAGAAGCTCGACGCTGCGCGACAAGGACTGATTGACCGGGCCAAGGCCGAAGCGAAGAACGAGCTGTCCGTCGAAATGAAGGATCGTGATGAACGCGAGGCCGAGCTGCGCGGTAAACTCGACGAGGCCAACAAGCAGGAACTCGAATGGCGGAAGCGCGAACGAGCCCTGAACGCGGAGAAGGAAGAACTGGAGCTTTCAGTACAACGGCGTCTCACTGAAGAACGCGACAAGATTCGTGACGAAGCGCTCAAGAAGGCGGATGAGGATCATCGATTGAAGGATGCCGAGAAGGACAAGAAGATCACCGATCTGGTGAAGCAGCTCGACGAGGCCAAGCGTCGTGCCGAGCAGGGTTCTCAGCAGTCGCAGGGCGAGATCCAGGAGCTGGCGCTTGAGGAGATGCTTGCGAGCCGATTCCCCGCTGACGATTTTGCGGAGATCGGCAAAGGCGTGGCCGGCGCCGACGTGATGCAGCGTGTGCGGACGTCGGCCGGTGTCGATGCCGGCTCGATCCTCTGGGAATCAAAACGAACGAAGAGCTGGAAGAAGGAGTGGCTGCCGAAGCTGCGCAAGGATCAACGCGAGGCGAAGGCTGACGTCACCGTGATCGTTAGTGCGCACCTGCCCGACGGCGTGGAGACTTTTTCGCAGATTGATGGTGTGTGGGTCTGCAGCTGGCCGTGCGCTGTGAGCCTGGCGATGGCACTGCGCAGTGGGTTGCTTGAGACGGCCAAGGCCCGCCGAGCGCTGGCCGGGCAACAGGGGAAGATGGAACAGGTGTACAACTACCTGGCCAGCCCGGAGTTTCGCAACCGCGTGGCCGGGATTGCCGAGGCGTTCGCCACGATGCAGCAGGATCTGGACAAAGAGAAGCGGGCGATCCAGAACCACTGGGCCAAACGGGAAAAGCAGATCGAGCAGGCGGTGGCTAACACGGCCGGAATGTACGGCGATTTGCAGGGCATCATCGGCGGATCCCTCCCGGAAATTCAGGGGATGGACATGTTGATGCTTGAGGCGAATGCATGA
- a CDS encoding ATP-binding protein, producing MKTIRAKVNERLLQKASRLFNGTLEGRVIEILQNARRAGATEVHITNQDGLVTVRDNGNGIGDFSKLLDLGGTGWDDDCDVSEDPAGVGIFCLAPREVTIRSNGKMVVIRENGWTGTPIEIIDDPEHVGGTVLQFRDDPWDSAAVDRNAVFTGLRVTADSRQCPSMPFVSDAATHHSELGCRIEVRPSEQLNPWHHSAKRERWMCTNVLVNFHGQVVAFDDHPVSVQRLHYLVDLTGEPTGIRLMLPARTCLIENEALDLLKSALELEAFRFVERQSEHELPYKEYLRAHELGIKLPEAKPVYLIGLLSSDEPPEPVEVQVPKGFPLQRCYRFDADRAKEDSDEANVHLLAALGSHETPFVPVEIRKAYDGYSWAMIGRIENVGVQVGKVLHEDSVWSEWLVCVESIRITARTSDGSVFESPVCMGLLPGDEQNQWSSNYKVCVTPEARERLMASEIWHHLGGWCEDGDTYDTQAEQVEQELDRFWRDMVGPDEHLRAALLDATYRITPEWQVVTITSNGTVDIQFADGTTKAIQPPPATPS from the coding sequence ATGAAGACCATCCGAGCGAAAGTTAACGAACGTTTGCTCCAAAAGGCGAGCAGGCTGTTCAACGGAACGCTGGAGGGCCGCGTGATCGAGATTCTGCAGAACGCGCGGCGCGCCGGCGCGACCGAAGTGCACATCACGAACCAGGACGGCCTCGTGACCGTCCGTGACAACGGGAACGGAATCGGGGATTTCTCCAAGCTGCTCGACCTGGGCGGCACGGGCTGGGACGATGACTGCGATGTGAGCGAGGACCCTGCCGGGGTCGGGATCTTCTGCCTGGCACCGCGCGAGGTGACGATCCGGTCGAACGGCAAAATGGTCGTAATCAGGGAGAACGGCTGGACCGGCACTCCGATAGAGATTATCGACGATCCTGAGCACGTCGGAGGCACGGTGCTTCAGTTTCGTGACGATCCATGGGATTCGGCCGCGGTGGACCGCAACGCCGTGTTCACCGGGCTGCGTGTGACGGCGGACAGCAGGCAGTGTCCGAGTATGCCCTTCGTTTCAGACGCGGCGACACATCATTCGGAGCTCGGCTGCCGAATCGAAGTGCGCCCGTCGGAACAGCTGAATCCGTGGCACCACTCGGCGAAGCGCGAGCGCTGGATGTGCACCAACGTGTTGGTCAACTTCCACGGCCAGGTCGTTGCGTTCGACGATCATCCGGTGAGCGTGCAGCGCTTGCACTACCTGGTGGACCTGACCGGCGAACCGACCGGCATCCGGCTGATGCTGCCGGCGCGGACATGCCTGATCGAGAATGAGGCACTCGATTTGCTCAAGTCCGCGCTGGAGCTCGAGGCCTTTCGATTCGTGGAACGCCAAAGTGAGCACGAGCTGCCGTACAAAGAGTATCTCCGGGCGCATGAACTGGGCATCAAACTGCCCGAGGCGAAGCCGGTCTACTTGATCGGGCTGCTGTCCAGCGATGAGCCACCGGAGCCGGTGGAGGTTCAGGTGCCAAAGGGCTTTCCGCTTCAACGCTGCTACCGCTTCGACGCGGACCGCGCGAAGGAAGACTCAGACGAGGCCAATGTCCATCTGTTGGCGGCGCTTGGTTCACATGAAACGCCGTTCGTACCGGTCGAGATTCGAAAGGCCTACGACGGGTACTCTTGGGCAATGATAGGAAGAATCGAGAACGTGGGCGTGCAGGTCGGCAAGGTCCTCCATGAGGACTCGGTGTGGTCCGAATGGCTCGTATGTGTCGAGTCGATTCGCATTACGGCGCGAACGAGCGACGGCTCGGTGTTTGAATCACCGGTGTGCATGGGCCTGCTACCCGGAGATGAACAGAACCAGTGGTCATCGAACTACAAGGTATGCGTGACGCCCGAGGCTCGGGAACGACTGATGGCCTCGGAGATCTGGCATCACCTTGGCGGCTGGTGCGAAGACGGCGACACCTACGATACACAGGCGGAGCAGGTTGAGCAGGAGTTGGATCGATTCTGGCGCGACATGGTCGGACCGGACGAACATCTTCGCGCAGCACTGCTGGACGCCACATATCGCATCACGCCTGAATGGCAAGTCGTGACCATCACTTCGAACGGTACCGTCGACATTCAATTCGCAGACGGAACAACGAAAGCGATCCAACCACCACCCGCCACCCCTTCGTAG
- a CDS encoding DUF4209 domain-containing protein — protein sequence MNIDECQLDEVLDRFDGQTAPFDEVEITEAIQTLAHARGDVQKLSEHELAEGMAFSFATTCPEEPSPWGTYYGPKNEWQTKSGERVERPSIKSVSESMLKYWECRLEKAKHPRLRARYADLIFDFTEKITGKKPDYQLAHVVIDETVQLVEERLFHFMSDVRVKLTRALDLAVRLNDQERIKRVCDAIIACEEKSLDNDGDAARGLAFDLLVEGDHKVKLSEQQEAGVIAGLEKHLVCVATGEPPKFDPFGTESSALRLAHYYRRKKRGDDLQRVLRLYTDAWIRISSEAWPMLGATWLEKVHKVLLDFGRKQDADALEVRLRKLAGRSHENMATIRHSVQFTQEEVDEFLNATTAGDLHTTLARIAVQFLPDPEDAKKQVLDTAEQSPLFSLFTKRIIDWDGRVIADVGSPENDMEGQVAHEIGESMGFWVPFLRATIEKMGEKYAVSPDDILDFLYLSPALTEDRRDLIRAGVDAYLNGQCALAVHILVPQIEGAVRNLVGGLGGPVLERGRHGGMNLRNLDKLLRDERLTAALTDRVSVYLRVLFTDQRGWNARNNICHGLLPGAQIGTPIADRVFHALLLLGALREGTPAPDEEKGSGS from the coding sequence TTGAACATCGACGAATGCCAACTTGACGAAGTTCTGGACCGATTCGACGGGCAGACCGCGCCTTTCGACGAAGTCGAGATCACGGAAGCCATACAGACCCTGGCGCACGCGCGTGGGGATGTTCAAAAGCTCAGCGAACATGAACTTGCCGAGGGGATGGCGTTTAGCTTTGCCACCACGTGTCCAGAGGAGCCGTCACCGTGGGGAACGTACTACGGACCCAAGAACGAGTGGCAGACCAAGAGCGGGGAACGCGTCGAGCGCCCCAGCATCAAGAGCGTGTCGGAGAGCATGCTCAAGTACTGGGAGTGTCGCCTCGAGAAAGCGAAGCACCCGCGACTTCGAGCCAGATACGCAGATCTGATCTTTGATTTTACAGAGAAGATCACAGGCAAGAAGCCGGACTACCAGCTTGCACACGTGGTTATTGACGAGACAGTTCAACTCGTCGAGGAACGGCTATTTCATTTCATGAGTGATGTCCGTGTCAAACTGACACGAGCCTTAGATCTTGCCGTCCGGCTCAACGACCAGGAGAGAATCAAGCGAGTGTGCGACGCCATTATCGCTTGTGAGGAGAAGAGCTTAGATAACGACGGTGATGCGGCTCGCGGTCTTGCATTCGACCTTCTTGTTGAAGGCGACCATAAGGTGAAGCTCAGTGAGCAACAGGAAGCGGGCGTGATCGCTGGACTCGAGAAACACCTCGTGTGCGTAGCGACAGGTGAGCCGCCGAAGTTTGACCCATTCGGCACCGAATCTTCGGCACTGCGGCTCGCGCACTACTATCGGCGCAAAAAGCGCGGTGACGACCTTCAACGCGTCCTACGCCTTTACACCGATGCATGGATTCGCATCTCGAGCGAGGCTTGGCCGATGCTGGGCGCCACTTGGCTGGAGAAGGTCCACAAGGTGCTGCTCGACTTCGGTCGGAAACAAGACGCAGACGCCCTGGAGGTTCGACTCCGGAAGTTGGCCGGCAGGTCGCACGAGAATATGGCTACAATTCGTCATAGCGTCCAGTTTACCCAAGAGGAGGTTGATGAGTTCCTCAATGCTACGACCGCCGGTGATTTGCATACGACCCTGGCGCGCATCGCTGTCCAATTCCTGCCGGATCCCGAGGACGCCAAGAAGCAGGTGCTCGATACTGCCGAACAGTCTCCGCTCTTTTCACTTTTCACCAAGCGGATCATCGATTGGGACGGGAGAGTCATCGCCGATGTCGGATCGCCAGAGAACGACATGGAGGGACAGGTCGCCCACGAGATAGGAGAAAGTATGGGCTTCTGGGTCCCGTTCCTTCGGGCGACCATCGAGAAGATGGGCGAGAAGTACGCTGTTTCTCCGGACGACATTCTTGATTTTCTATATCTATCGCCAGCGCTCACCGAGGATCGGCGCGACCTGATTCGCGCTGGGGTCGATGCGTACCTTAACGGCCAGTGCGCATTGGCGGTACACATTCTGGTGCCGCAAATCGAGGGCGCCGTGAGGAACTTGGTCGGCGGACTTGGCGGGCCGGTACTCGAACGCGGTCGCCATGGAGGAATGAATCTGAGAAACCTCGATAAGCTGCTCCGGGATGAGCGATTGACTGCCGCGCTAACTGATCGCGTGTCAGTTTATCTGCGCGTTTTGTTCACCGACCAGCGCGGCTGGAACGCACGCAACAACATCTGCCATGGCCTTCTACCAGGGGCACAGATTGGAACACCCATAGCGGATCGAGTGTTTCATGCCCTGTTGCTTCTCGGAGCACTGCGCGAAGGAACGCCGGCACCCGACGAGGAGAAAGGCAGCGGTAGCTGA
- a CDS encoding AAA family ATPase, with protein sequence MITAIEIENFKGIADRIRIDLKPITLLFGANSSGKSTIIHALHYAREVLVRQNLDADRTEAGGEFIDLGGFRNFVHNRDLDREIHLRFALSLPEGEMLPYFGRSSEQPYGETLLDLLNHVRTAEVEIVIAWSRAAERPYVKQYLVDIDGSRVGTLAATPDTPHQAMLLVERLHPWLNAQPDSADPDTPTEWRQMVDDVLPDAPPKWFELPVEARHEALPSLDSGLSCPKLFEDVELEKQPLAESMMHVVNRMVLGPGKLVRDVLRAFRYIGPLREKPPRAFEAPRFPDPSRWTTGIAAWDTLYNGNRDVLEEVGEWLSEPSRLAAGCWLRMTEYKELEVDNPLMSQLMLGHAFDDTDLEEARQYLQQLPVRRRLFLVDRESGVALLPHDVGEGISQIVPVVVALLEQNRPLTAVEQPELHVHPAVQVGIGDLLIEAVERGEFPVVLETHSEHLLLRLLRRIRESGENALPPDVHGLSPSDLSVVFLDLSDAGIRVTSLRIDETGEFIDRWPQGFFEERLPEV encoded by the coding sequence ATGATCACAGCCATCGAAATCGAAAACTTCAAGGGGATTGCGGACCGCATTCGCATCGATCTCAAGCCAATCACCTTACTGTTCGGTGCCAACAGCTCGGGAAAGAGCACGATCATCCACGCCCTCCATTACGCACGCGAGGTTCTCGTACGCCAGAATCTCGACGCCGACCGGACAGAGGCGGGCGGCGAGTTCATAGACCTCGGAGGATTCAGAAACTTCGTCCACAACAGGGACTTGGACCGCGAGATCCACCTGCGCTTTGCCCTCAGTTTGCCTGAGGGTGAGATGCTTCCGTACTTTGGTCGATCGTCAGAGCAGCCGTATGGCGAGACCTTGCTTGATCTTCTGAATCACGTTCGCACGGCCGAGGTGGAGATTGTAATCGCATGGAGCCGGGCTGCTGAGCGACCATATGTTAAGCAGTATCTCGTTGATATTGATGGCTCGCGCGTTGGCACGCTCGCTGCGACGCCGGATACCCCGCACCAAGCGATGCTCTTGGTTGAGCGTTTGCACCCGTGGCTTAATGCGCAACCCGACAGTGCGGATCCGGACACGCCGACAGAATGGCGGCAGATGGTGGACGATGTGCTCCCCGATGCGCCCCCGAAGTGGTTTGAGTTGCCCGTTGAGGCGCGACACGAGGCTCTGCCGAGTCTCGATTCCGGCCTATCTTGCCCGAAGCTCTTCGAGGACGTGGAGTTGGAGAAGCAGCCACTGGCAGAATCTATGATGCACGTCGTAAATCGCATGGTGCTCGGCCCTGGCAAACTCGTTCGAGATGTTCTGCGGGCCTTTCGGTACATCGGGCCGCTACGAGAGAAGCCGCCACGTGCCTTCGAGGCGCCTCGCTTTCCCGATCCCTCACGATGGACAACCGGGATCGCCGCTTGGGACACGCTCTACAATGGAAACCGCGATGTTCTGGAGGAAGTGGGTGAGTGGTTGTCCGAACCGTCGCGTTTGGCGGCCGGCTGCTGGTTAAGGATGACCGAATACAAGGAGCTCGAGGTTGACAATCCGTTGATGTCACAATTGATGCTCGGCCACGCGTTCGATGACACCGATTTGGAGGAGGCCCGACAGTACTTGCAGCAGCTACCCGTTCGTAGGCGGTTGTTTTTGGTTGACCGAGAGTCCGGCGTCGCGCTGTTGCCGCACGATGTAGGAGAGGGGATTTCGCAGATTGTTCCCGTCGTCGTAGCCTTGTTGGAACAGAACCGACCGTTAACCGCCGTGGAACAGCCCGAGCTTCACGTGCACCCCGCCGTACAGGTGGGTATCGGCGACCTTTTGATCGAGGCCGTCGAGCGCGGAGAGTTCCCGGTCGTGCTTGAAACGCATAGCGAACATCTACTCCTCCGCCTTCTCCGCCGAATTCGCGAATCGGGAGAGAATGCACTTCCGCCGGATGTTCACGGCCTGTCGCCGTCGGACCTGTCGGTTGTTTTTCTTGACCTATCGGATGCCGGTATCCGAGTTACAAGTCTTCGCATCGATGAAACGGGCGAGTTCATTGACCGTTGGCCGCAGGGGTTCTTCGAGGAACGACTACCTGAAGTGTGA
- a CDS encoding AAA family ATPase codes for MADQLKCPLCGRSEKMTLIPHLRNEHNVEPEAIQAQFPEQALATGEFGAFLHDRNVNRVAGVLRYQIDVAGAAMTASFGIEHPLVPREDPTFVWTEPCRDVAEAVEHNERVFIYGPSGTGKSSLVRQIGALTQRPVRRVSLNGETSVGDFIGHWTVNERKETVFVKGILPQALEQGQILQLDEVDAMQPEVGFVLQQVLEPRGHLLLTDTGEDIAPHPDFRLVATANTLGFGSDSGLYSSGTHVLNFSWLDRWDVVVRMDHLPPKQEIELLRARHSRLNKDLIKCMVKSAGDLRKAHAEEQLTTVLSTRRLLALCARLDRGNDFDRALTVCVLNKVPPEDVKVVRETFDHHVGPLAQKVTAS; via the coding sequence ATGGCAGATCAATTGAAGTGTCCGCTCTGCGGGCGATCGGAGAAAATGACGCTCATTCCGCACTTGCGGAACGAGCACAACGTCGAACCCGAGGCGATTCAGGCGCAGTTTCCAGAGCAAGCCCTGGCGACAGGCGAGTTCGGGGCGTTCTTGCATGATCGCAACGTCAACCGAGTTGCCGGTGTCTTGCGTTACCAGATTGACGTGGCCGGCGCCGCAATGACCGCGAGCTTCGGCATCGAGCACCCTCTTGTTCCGCGGGAAGATCCGACATTCGTGTGGACGGAGCCCTGCCGAGACGTGGCGGAGGCGGTCGAGCACAACGAACGCGTGTTCATCTACGGCCCGAGCGGCACAGGCAAGAGCTCGCTGGTTCGGCAAATCGGCGCGCTCACGCAACGACCGGTGCGGCGGGTCTCGCTCAACGGCGAGACCAGCGTGGGCGACTTCATCGGGCACTGGACCGTCAATGAACGAAAGGAGACAGTTTTCGTCAAGGGCATCCTGCCCCAGGCATTGGAACAGGGTCAGATCCTCCAGTTGGACGAAGTCGACGCCATGCAGCCGGAGGTGGGCTTCGTTCTACAGCAAGTGCTTGAGCCCCGTGGACACCTGCTACTTACGGACACTGGAGAGGACATCGCTCCGCATCCGGATTTCCGGCTGGTGGCTACAGCCAACACGTTGGGATTCGGATCCGACTCGGGGCTTTATTCCAGCGGAACGCACGTGCTCAACTTCAGCTGGCTGGATCGCTGGGACGTGGTAGTGCGTATGGATCACCTACCGCCCAAGCAAGAGATCGAGCTGCTGCGTGCCCGACATTCAAGGCTGAACAAGGACCTGATCAAGTGCATGGTCAAATCGGCCGGGGATCTGAGGAAGGCGCACGCCGAAGAGCAGCTAACCACGGTGCTGAGCACGCGGCGCTTGCTTGCGCTCTGTGCTCGGCTGGATCGCGGAAACGACTTCGATCGGGCCCTTACGGTTTGCGTGCTCAACAAGGTCCCGCCGGAGGATGTCAAAGTCGTCCGCGAGACCTTTGATCATCACGTCGGTCCCCTGGCGCAGAAGGTCACCGCTTCTTAA
- a CDS encoding DUF2958 domain-containing protein: MKLLTKALRRRLPPLYAQDGKGGHAVAYVKFFTPDSGWTWYGVEYDGEDTFFGLACGFEKELGYFSLSELESARGPMGLPIERDLYWEPKTLSEIAPELFADRESERSAG; the protein is encoded by the coding sequence ATGAAACTCCTAACCAAAGCGCTGCGCCGCCGGCTCCCGCCGCTCTATGCCCAGGACGGCAAGGGGGGCCATGCAGTTGCGTACGTGAAGTTCTTCACGCCGGATTCTGGATGGACATGGTACGGCGTGGAATATGATGGCGAGGACACATTCTTCGGACTGGCGTGTGGATTCGAGAAGGAGCTTGGCTACTTCAGCCTGTCAGAGCTCGAGTCGGCGCGTGGCCCGATGGGACTTCCCATTGAACGGGACCTGTACTGGGAGCCGAAGACGCTCTCCGAAATCGCACCGGAGCTCTTTGCCGACCGTGAATCAGAAAGGAGCGCTGGTTGA